In Gadus chalcogrammus isolate NIFS_2021 chromosome 1, NIFS_Gcha_1.0, whole genome shotgun sequence, one DNA window encodes the following:
- the mfsd2al2 gene encoding sodium-dependent lysophosphatidylcholine symporter 1-B-like yields the protein MEAFYVSMILFVSRAWDAVTDPLVGYLVSRSRWTPIGKLMPWVVLSMPFAILSYVMLWFMPQDSMSQAFSVPWFLVAACMFETLMSPVTGGNMLAACRTSRGSLLYTGDSGNLGLIHLNKIPKGTGCSACWMTVEILAMLLGSVVQGQVIAVYNAERDGVCQQLDQTQPAPQSTPSPHAASLQGTRKAFLTSALVIGALFLLCSLVLFLGVREQQDPHCSEEKVRVPYLISLKLLASHIPFQRLVIGFLFCALAFQMALGNFALFCSHAAGLGAHFQHILLVLLVSATAAVPLWQAVLIRIGKKKTVLIGLSPFIIAVTVIACVPSNLAVFMTMCFLMGLSLATMFLLPWLVTTLSPNIQRSMLPDVVDDFTVKNPECKDLEPMFFSCYAFCNKLGGGLSVGISTILLQPEDCRHSDAVVSALIIMFSPVPIVLLLVAMVIFRFYPINEKQETKP from the exons ATGGAAGCCTTCTACGTCTCCATGATCCTGTTCGTGAGCAGGGCCTGGGACGCTGTGACGGACCCTCTGGTCGGTTACCTGGTGAGCCGGAGCCGCTGGACGCCCATCGGCAAACTCATGCCATG GGTCGTTCTCTCCATGCCGTTTGCGATTCTGTCTTATGTCATGCTGTGGTTCATGCCGCAAGACTCCATGTCCCAGGCGTTCAGCGTGCCCTGGTTCCTGGTCGCGGCGTGCATGTTCGAGACGCTGATGAGT CCTGTGACAGGCGGCAACATGCTGGCTGCCTGTAGAACGAGTCGGGGCAGCTTGCTGTACACGGGCGACTCGGGGAACTTAGGGTTGATTCATCTGAATAAAATTCCTAAAGGAACTGGATGTTCTGCGTGCT GGATGACCGTGGAGATCCTGGCCATGCTGTTGGGCTCGGTGGTGCAGGGGCAGGTCATCGCAGTGTACAACGCAGAGAGGGACGGGGTCTGCCAGCAACTGGACCAGACGCAGCCCGCGCCACAGAGCACACCCTCCCCCCATGCTGCCTCGCTGCAGGGCACG AGAAAAGCCTTCCTGACATCGGCCTTGGTCATTGGTGCGCTGTTTCTCCTCTGCAGTCTAGTTCTATTCCTGGGGGTGAGGGAGCAGCAAG ACCCCCATTGTTCAGAGGAGAAGGTGAGAGTGCCGTATCTCATCTCCCTCAAACTGTTGGCTAGCCACATCCCCTTCCAACGATTAGTGATTGGGTTCCTCTTCTGTGCCCTGGCGTTCCAG ATGGCCTTGGGAAACTTTGCACTGTTTTGCAGCCATGCCGCTGGGCTGGGCGCCCATTTTCAGCACATCCTGCTAGTTCTTCTG GTTTCTGCAACCGCAGCTGTTCCATTATGGCAAGCAGTCCTCATAAGAATCGGCAAGAAGAAAACAGTCCTAATTGGACTTTCG CCTTTCATCATAGCGGTGACGGTTATTGCGTGTGTGCCCAGTAACCTTGCGGTCTTCATGACAATGTGCTTTCTGATGGGATTGAGCCTGGCAACCATGTTCCTGCTTCCCTGGTTAGTCACCACACTGAGTCCCAACATACAAAG GTCCATGCTCCCGGATGTGGTGGATGACTTCACCGTGAAGAACCCCGAATGCAAAGACCTGGAACCCATGTTCTTCTCTTGTTATGCCTTCTGCAATAAACTGGGAGGAGGCCTGTCGGTGGGAATTTCAACGATCCTATTACA ACCAGAGGACTGTCGCCATAGCGATGCCGTGGTGTCTGCCCTGATCATCATGTTCTCACCCGTGCCCATTGTTCTGCTTTTGGTCGCAATGGTCATCTTCCGCTTCTACCCAATCAACGAGAAACAGGAGACCAAACCGTGA
- the fam110a gene encoding LOW QUALITY PROTEIN: protein FAM110A (The sequence of the model RefSeq protein was modified relative to this genomic sequence to represent the inferred CDS: deleted 1 base in 1 codon) yields MPVETLPSPLRQSVRMSLTPPRLRPKAPLGPAFNRPSPLPAPRPRQSAVERLEADKAKYVKSQVALSKQQPVHAAEPRKAPLNPPTVSSSSGSSRGSSALQPTRKAPSQAGAQQTGVPLNLEHLSNLISGVNDRPAPAAPTPTAAGEGRSRGGPTRGSPLRGPIRAEHREVRSSPPPATPDWSSPAKVRLKACGPVKPEAPQSQDAALSPATATIRRVDVVPQSRNQRKPPARPMQYMRQPLYPMTWQGLHPLRPATSNLGLFPQRSPLAPPTPLKPLRAPPQADLAATPPGEPPAPPPRTSSSSAPPPPPPGLLPPPLQSSSPLVFPPSSPAVTRLSSSSSRKRPSLTRSKSDMSDRCSRAGTELERFFNLCGLDPSEVQELAVGPGSDIVSLARFRSASAPGSECQEGEEEEDDAEEGGGAARVPYGVSVIERNARVIKWLYNIRQEAKDSKSTNM; encoded by the exons ATGCCTGTGGAGACTCTCCCGTCCCCGCTGAGACAGTCGGTGAGGATGTCCCTGACGCCGCCTCGCCTGCGACCCAAGGCCCCGCTGGGGCCGGCATTCAACCGCCCCAGCCCCCTGCCGGCCCCCAGACCCAGGCAGAGTGCCGTGGAGAGGCTGGAGGCGGACAAGGCCAAGTACGTCAAGAGCCAGGTGGCCCTGTCCAAGCAGCAGCCCGTCCACGCCGCCGAGCCCCGGAAGGCCCCGCTGAACCCCCCCaccgtcagcagcagcagcggtagTAGTCGCGGCAGCAGTGCCCTGCAGCCCACCAGGAAGGCCCCGTCCCAGGCCGGCGCGCAGCAGACCGGCGTCCCCCTCAACCTGGAGCACCTCAGCAACCTGATCAGCGGCGTGAACGACaggcccgcccccgccgccccgacCCCCACTGCCGCCGGCGAGGGCAGGAGCCGCGGGGGTCCGACCCGCGGCTCCCCGCTCCGGGGCCCCATCAGAGCGGAGCACCGCGAGGTCcggtcctctccccctcctgcgACCCCCGACTGGTCCAGTCCCGCTAAGGTGCGGTTAAAAGCCTGCGGCCCGGTGAAGCCAGAGGCCCCTCAGAGCCAGGACGCGGCGTTGTCCCCGGCGACGGCGACCATCCGCAGAGTGGACGTGGTCCCCCAGTCCCGGAACCAGAGGAAGCCCCCCGCCCGCCCAATGCAGTACATGCGACAGCCGCTCTACCCCATGACCTGGCAGGGCCTGCACCCCCTCCGCCCGGCCACCTCCAACCTGGGGCTGTTCCCCCAGAGGTCCCCGCTGGCGCCCCCCACGCCCCTGAAGCCCCTCCGCGCGCCTCCTCAAGCCGACCTGGCCGCCACGCCTCCCGGCgaaccaccagcacctcctccgaggacctcctcctcctccgctcctcctcctcctccgcccgggctgctccctccccctctccagtcCTCCAGCCCCCTCGTCTTCCCCCCGTCCTCCCCGGCCGTCACCCGTCTGTCCTCGTCCAGCTCCAGGAAGCGTCCCTCGCTGACGCGCTCCAAGTCGGACATGAGCGACCGCTGCTCGCGGGCCGGCACGGAGCTGGAGCGCTTCTTCAACCTGTGCGGT CTGGACCCCTCGGAGGTGCAGGAGCTGGCCGTGGGGCCCGGCTCGGACATCGTCTCCTTGGCCCGCTTCCGCAGCGCCAGCGCTCCGGGGTCGGAGTgccaggaaggggaggaggaagaggacgacgcCGAGGAAGGGGGCGGAGCCGCCCGCGTGCCTTACGGCGTTTCTGTCATCGAGAGGAACGCCAGAGTCATCAAGTGGCTGTACAATATCCGCCAGGAGGCCAAGGACAGTAAGAGCACCAACATGTAG
- the fkbp1aa gene encoding FKBP prolyl isomerase 1Aa → MGVEIETTKPGDGQTFPKKGQTAVVHYVGKLTNGTTFDSSRNRDSPFKFRIGCGEVIRGWDEGVAQMSVGQQARLTCTPDFAYGSKGHPGVIPPNATLIFDVELLRLD, encoded by the exons ATGGGTGTCGAGATTGAAACCACAAAGCCCGGTGACG GCCAGACATTCCCAAAAAAGGGGCAAACCGCCGTGGTCCACTATGTGG GAAAGCTCACCAACGGAACTACCTTCGATTCTTCCCGGAATCGGGACTCGCCTTTCAAGTTCAGGATCGGGTGTGGGGAGGTGATCCGTGGCTGGGACGAGGGAGTAGCCCAG ATGAGCGTCGGCCAGCAGGCTCGTCTGACCTGCACCCCAGACTTCGCCTACGGCAGCAAAGGGCACCCTGGTGTCATCCCACCCAACGCTACTCTCATCTTCGATGTGGAGTTGCTGCGCCTGGATTGA
- the prickle3 gene encoding protein prickle isoform X1, producing the protein MFSRGSKKRRSNRSQQQQQEEDPDKGQPCMRCGDQCPGFSVHGWRKICVHCKCVREEHAVRAVPGQLEKMMTKLVSDFQRHSISDDDSGCASEEYAWVPPGLKPEQVYQYFSCLPEDRVPYVNSPGERYRIKQLLHQLPAHDSEPQYCNSLDDEEKKELRLFSQQRKRQNLGRGMVRLFPLTMTGGVCQQCERQISGGDIAVFAGRAGQGRCWHPQCFQCASCSELLVDLIYFHQEGEIYCGRHHAERLKPRCQACDEIILADECTEAEGRHWHMKHFCCFECEASLGGLRYIMRESRPYCCSCYEGLYAEYCDTCGDQIGIDQGQMTYEGQHWHAVESCFCCARCRLALLGRPFLPRGGLIFCSRACSLGEDPNNSDSCDSAVQSRSPQHQRCERADKVRHPPRCAPLAPQGGANLYITLAKDCIHTGVENKGVNCSLQNGAPLVSGQPHLRGSYSPLPHIHLGNGFGPPWPRDASHYGLPSGERGSKPSLSSLEPQGELLGHTVHPLSSLHSRGTSTAIDCRSWVERSSPARPVFPPNQSPVLHVSRAPLSESPPLPPAIPDDFPPPLPTKARDFKAGDSPVLSLPPPEDRLGSPPPLARNGAARVSFREPISSSYSVDEDEEEEEEEEEEEEEVGRAGEGEDGRLDEEELEEGFGRRLHLKKGIPPQMDLLDGSGYQQRSLRRGVSRNRVTSDSSLHMGTERRFRRTPSDRPRLDALDWRGGGGGGGGGRGGDGERKGGPSLSLQQGHQKHEEGCSTCSSSSDSEEEGFFLGQPIPLPPQLRRQQQQQAAGGQEEDAKGEREEGGGRDRGLRGSIRRGRQAESLGAKDKDKNCAIS; encoded by the exons ATGTTCTCTCGCGGATCGAAAAAGCGACGATCAAACCGCTCG cagcagcagcagcaggaggaggacccGGACAAGGGGCAGCCCTGCATGCGATGCGGCGACCAGTGTCCGGGCTTTAGTGTGCATGGCTGGAG GAAGATCTGCGTGCACTGCAAGTGTGTGAGGGAGGAGCATGCGGTGCGCGCCGTCCCGGGACAGCTGGAGAAGATGATGACCAAGCTGGTGTCGGACTTCCAGAGGCACTCCATCTCCGACGACGACTCGGGATGCGCCTCCGAGGAGTACGCCTGGGTCCCACCGGGGCTCAAGCCTGAACAG GTGTACCAGTACTTCAGCTGTCTCCCTGAGGACCGGGTGCCTTACGTCAACAGCCCCGGAGAGCGATACCGCATCAAGCAGCTGCTTCACCAGCTGCCCGCGCATGACAGTGAG CCCCAGTACTGCAACTCCCTGGACgatgaggagaagaaggagctgCGTCTGTTCAGCcagcagaggaagaggcagaacCTGGGCCGCGGCATGGTGCGCCTCTTCCCCCTCACCATGACCGGGGGCGTCTGCCAGCAG TGCGAGCGGCAGATCAGCGGCGGGGACATTGCGGTGTTTGCGGGGCGGGCGGGGCAGGGCCGCTGCTGGCACCCCCAGTGCTTCCAGTGCGCCTCCTGCAGCGAGCTGCTGGTGGACCTCATCTACTTCCACCAGGAGGGGGAGATCTACTGCGGACGGCACCACGCCGAGAGGCTCAAGCCCCGCTGCCAGGCCTGCGACGAG ATCATCCTTGCTGACGAGTGCACGGAGGCGGAGGGCAGGCACTGGCACATGAAGCACTTCTGCTGCTTTGAGTGCGAGGCGTCGCTGGGCGGCCTGCGCTACATCATGAGGGAGAGCCGGCCGTACTGCTGCTCCTGCTACGAGGGCCTCTACGCAGAGTACTGCGACACCTGCGGGGACCAGATCg GTATCGACCAGGGCCAGATGACGTACGAGGGCCAGCACTGGCACGCGGTGGAGTCCTGTTTCTGCTGCGCCCGCTGCCGCCTGGCGCTACTCGGGCGTCCCTTCCTCCCGCGTGGGGGGCTCATCTTCTGCTCCCGGGCCTGTTCCCTGGGAGAGGACCCCAACAACTCTGACTCCTGCGACTCGGCCGTCCAGAGCCGGTCCCCGCAGCACCAGCGCTGCGAGAGGGCCGATAAAGTCAGGCATCCTCCGCGCTGTGCTCCACTAGCACCACAAGGGGGAGCCAACCTCTACATTACCCTCGCAAAGGACTGCATTCACACGGGGGTGGAGAATAAAG GTGTTAATTGCTCTCTTCAAAACGGCGCGCCTCTGGTGAGCGGCCAACCCCACCTACGAGGCTCGTACTCTCCCCTTCCTCACATTCACTTGGGGAACGGCTTCGGCCCGCCGTGGCCCAGAGACGCGTCCCACTACGGGTTGCCCTCTGGGGAGCGCGGGTCCAAACCGTCCCTGAGCAGCCTGGAGCCCCAGGGAGAGCTCCTGGGCCACACCGTGCACCCGCTCAGCAGCCTGCACTCCAGAGGCACGTCCACCGCCATCGACTGCAGGAGCTGGGTGGAGCGCAGCAGTCCTGCCCGACCAG TCTTCCCTCCCAACCAATCGCCGGTCCTCCATGTCAGCCGCGCCCCCCTCTCCGagtccccccctctcccgcctGCCATCCCAGACGActtcccgccccccctccccaccaaggCGCGGGACTTTAAGGCCGGCGACTCCCCCGTGCTGAGTCTCCCCCCGCCGGAGGACCGCCTCGGCAGCCCCCCTCCGCTGGCCCGCAACGGGGCGGCCCGGGTCAGCTTCAGAGAGCCCATCAGCTCCAGCTATTCTGTGgatgaagacgaggaagaggaggaggaagaggaggaggaggaggaggaggtggggcgggcgggagagggggaggacggCCGTCTGGATGAGGAAGAGTTGGAGGAAGGGTTCGGGCGCAGGCTGCATCTGAAGAAGGGCATTCCTCCTCAGATGGATCTACTGG ACGGATCCGGCTACCAGCAGCGCAGCCTGCGCCGCGGTGTGAGCCGCAACCGCGTCACCTCCGACTCCAGCCTCCACATGGGCACCGAGAGGCGGTTCCGCCGCACGCCGTCGGACCGGCCGCGGCTCGACGCCCTggactggagaggaggaggaggaggaggaggaggaggaagaggaggagacggggagaggaagggcggcccctccctgtccctccagCAGGGCCACCAGAAACACGAGGAGGgctgctccacctgctcctcctcctcagactcggaggaggagggcttcTTCCTGGGTCAGCCCATCCCGCTGCCCCCCCAGCTccggaggcagcagcagcagcaggccgcgGGCGGACAGGAGGAAGACGCCAagggggagcgggaggaggggggggggagggaccggGGTCTCCGGGGAAGCATTAGGCGGGGAAGGCAGGCCGAGAGCTTGGGGGCCAAGGACAAAGACAAAAACTGTGCCATCTCCTAG
- the prickle3 gene encoding protein prickle isoform X2: MFSRGSKKRRSNRSQQQQEEDPDKGQPCMRCGDQCPGFSVHGWRKICVHCKCVREEHAVRAVPGQLEKMMTKLVSDFQRHSISDDDSGCASEEYAWVPPGLKPEQVYQYFSCLPEDRVPYVNSPGERYRIKQLLHQLPAHDSEPQYCNSLDDEEKKELRLFSQQRKRQNLGRGMVRLFPLTMTGGVCQQCERQISGGDIAVFAGRAGQGRCWHPQCFQCASCSELLVDLIYFHQEGEIYCGRHHAERLKPRCQACDEIILADECTEAEGRHWHMKHFCCFECEASLGGLRYIMRESRPYCCSCYEGLYAEYCDTCGDQIGIDQGQMTYEGQHWHAVESCFCCARCRLALLGRPFLPRGGLIFCSRACSLGEDPNNSDSCDSAVQSRSPQHQRCERADKVRHPPRCAPLAPQGGANLYITLAKDCIHTGVENKGVNCSLQNGAPLVSGQPHLRGSYSPLPHIHLGNGFGPPWPRDASHYGLPSGERGSKPSLSSLEPQGELLGHTVHPLSSLHSRGTSTAIDCRSWVERSSPARPVFPPNQSPVLHVSRAPLSESPPLPPAIPDDFPPPLPTKARDFKAGDSPVLSLPPPEDRLGSPPPLARNGAARVSFREPISSSYSVDEDEEEEEEEEEEEEEVGRAGEGEDGRLDEEELEEGFGRRLHLKKGIPPQMDLLDGSGYQQRSLRRGVSRNRVTSDSSLHMGTERRFRRTPSDRPRLDALDWRGGGGGGGGGRGGDGERKGGPSLSLQQGHQKHEEGCSTCSSSSDSEEEGFFLGQPIPLPPQLRRQQQQQAAGGQEEDAKGEREEGGGRDRGLRGSIRRGRQAESLGAKDKDKNCAIS; the protein is encoded by the exons ATGTTCTCTCGCGGATCGAAAAAGCGACGATCAAACCGCTCG cagcagcagcaggaggaggacccGGACAAGGGGCAGCCCTGCATGCGATGCGGCGACCAGTGTCCGGGCTTTAGTGTGCATGGCTGGAG GAAGATCTGCGTGCACTGCAAGTGTGTGAGGGAGGAGCATGCGGTGCGCGCCGTCCCGGGACAGCTGGAGAAGATGATGACCAAGCTGGTGTCGGACTTCCAGAGGCACTCCATCTCCGACGACGACTCGGGATGCGCCTCCGAGGAGTACGCCTGGGTCCCACCGGGGCTCAAGCCTGAACAG GTGTACCAGTACTTCAGCTGTCTCCCTGAGGACCGGGTGCCTTACGTCAACAGCCCCGGAGAGCGATACCGCATCAAGCAGCTGCTTCACCAGCTGCCCGCGCATGACAGTGAG CCCCAGTACTGCAACTCCCTGGACgatgaggagaagaaggagctgCGTCTGTTCAGCcagcagaggaagaggcagaacCTGGGCCGCGGCATGGTGCGCCTCTTCCCCCTCACCATGACCGGGGGCGTCTGCCAGCAG TGCGAGCGGCAGATCAGCGGCGGGGACATTGCGGTGTTTGCGGGGCGGGCGGGGCAGGGCCGCTGCTGGCACCCCCAGTGCTTCCAGTGCGCCTCCTGCAGCGAGCTGCTGGTGGACCTCATCTACTTCCACCAGGAGGGGGAGATCTACTGCGGACGGCACCACGCCGAGAGGCTCAAGCCCCGCTGCCAGGCCTGCGACGAG ATCATCCTTGCTGACGAGTGCACGGAGGCGGAGGGCAGGCACTGGCACATGAAGCACTTCTGCTGCTTTGAGTGCGAGGCGTCGCTGGGCGGCCTGCGCTACATCATGAGGGAGAGCCGGCCGTACTGCTGCTCCTGCTACGAGGGCCTCTACGCAGAGTACTGCGACACCTGCGGGGACCAGATCg GTATCGACCAGGGCCAGATGACGTACGAGGGCCAGCACTGGCACGCGGTGGAGTCCTGTTTCTGCTGCGCCCGCTGCCGCCTGGCGCTACTCGGGCGTCCCTTCCTCCCGCGTGGGGGGCTCATCTTCTGCTCCCGGGCCTGTTCCCTGGGAGAGGACCCCAACAACTCTGACTCCTGCGACTCGGCCGTCCAGAGCCGGTCCCCGCAGCACCAGCGCTGCGAGAGGGCCGATAAAGTCAGGCATCCTCCGCGCTGTGCTCCACTAGCACCACAAGGGGGAGCCAACCTCTACATTACCCTCGCAAAGGACTGCATTCACACGGGGGTGGAGAATAAAG GTGTTAATTGCTCTCTTCAAAACGGCGCGCCTCTGGTGAGCGGCCAACCCCACCTACGAGGCTCGTACTCTCCCCTTCCTCACATTCACTTGGGGAACGGCTTCGGCCCGCCGTGGCCCAGAGACGCGTCCCACTACGGGTTGCCCTCTGGGGAGCGCGGGTCCAAACCGTCCCTGAGCAGCCTGGAGCCCCAGGGAGAGCTCCTGGGCCACACCGTGCACCCGCTCAGCAGCCTGCACTCCAGAGGCACGTCCACCGCCATCGACTGCAGGAGCTGGGTGGAGCGCAGCAGTCCTGCCCGACCAG TCTTCCCTCCCAACCAATCGCCGGTCCTCCATGTCAGCCGCGCCCCCCTCTCCGagtccccccctctcccgcctGCCATCCCAGACGActtcccgccccccctccccaccaaggCGCGGGACTTTAAGGCCGGCGACTCCCCCGTGCTGAGTCTCCCCCCGCCGGAGGACCGCCTCGGCAGCCCCCCTCCGCTGGCCCGCAACGGGGCGGCCCGGGTCAGCTTCAGAGAGCCCATCAGCTCCAGCTATTCTGTGgatgaagacgaggaagaggaggaggaagaggaggaggaggaggaggaggtggggcgggcgggagagggggaggacggCCGTCTGGATGAGGAAGAGTTGGAGGAAGGGTTCGGGCGCAGGCTGCATCTGAAGAAGGGCATTCCTCCTCAGATGGATCTACTGG ACGGATCCGGCTACCAGCAGCGCAGCCTGCGCCGCGGTGTGAGCCGCAACCGCGTCACCTCCGACTCCAGCCTCCACATGGGCACCGAGAGGCGGTTCCGCCGCACGCCGTCGGACCGGCCGCGGCTCGACGCCCTggactggagaggaggaggaggaggaggaggaggaggaagaggaggagacggggagaggaagggcggcccctccctgtccctccagCAGGGCCACCAGAAACACGAGGAGGgctgctccacctgctcctcctcctcagactcggaggaggagggcttcTTCCTGGGTCAGCCCATCCCGCTGCCCCCCCAGCTccggaggcagcagcagcagcaggccgcgGGCGGACAGGAGGAAGACGCCAagggggagcgggaggaggggggggggagggaccggGGTCTCCGGGGAAGCATTAGGCGGGGAAGGCAGGCCGAGAGCTTGGGGGCCAAGGACAAAGACAAAAACTGTGCCATCTCCTAG